The Luteitalea sp. sequence AACCAGTCCGTCTCGATGATCGTCTTCCCTCGGGCGGTGGGTCTCGAGCCACGCGAGATGGCCAGGAAGGTGGCGCAATCCGCGCGGATGGGCTCGATGGCCGGATGCGCCATCGGCATCACGGTGCTCACCGCTGGCCCCTTGTTGCTCCGGGTGCTGTACGGCTCGGCGTTCGCGGCGGCTGCCCAGATTCTGCCTATCCTGGTCTTCCGGATCATCATTGGGGGGTTTGGAAACATGCTCCGGCAGGGCTTCCTTGCGGCTGGACGCCCCGGCATCGTGACAGGGATCCAGGTCGCTGGTATCAGCCTCACCGTGCCCCTTCTTCTCGTGCTCGTGCCGCGGTTCGGCCTGGTCGGTGCGGCGCTCACGCTCTTGACTGTCGCGATCACGCGCCTGGGGCTGACACTCGCCTGCTACCGATGGATCTTGCGCGTGCCGATGCCCCGCCTGTGGATCAACGGAACGGATCTCGCGGTGCTCGCGCGCTATCGGGCGGAGATCGTCAGCTCGGTGCTCCGGCCGCGGACGGCCGCGGGGGTGAAATGAGATCGCGCACCGGCCGCCGCCTCACGATCTTCATTGCGCATCCGTCGGAGCTGCTGACCGACCACCGGCCGCACGGCGACGGGCTGGTGTCGTTTGCTTTTCTCAGCAGACTGGCGGAGCGCGGACACGAGCTGCACGTGGCGGCGCAGGTGGTGGATGTGCTGGCCGCGCTCCCCGCCAACTTTCACGTGTACGAGCTCCTGCCGGGCAGCCGGCTGTCGATTTGGGATCGGCTCAGGTTCATGGTGCGCATGCGCGTGCTGTTCGCGCGTTTGCGCGCCCGCGTCTCGTTCGACGTGATTCACCAGATGAACCCGGTCTTCACGGGGATGAGCTTGGTGTTCATCGGGGTGCGCACGCCGATCGTCCTGGGGACGTTCGTGCCGACGTGGCAGAGCGAAGCCGACAGGTTGGACCTCGGCCGGCGGAAGCGTTCCGGCGTCAAGGCGATGATTCTGAGTGGGCTTGCCAGACTGCAGCAGGCACGAGCGGCGGGTCTGTTGATTGCTTCGCCGGCGGCGCGGTCGCGCATCGCGCAACCGAGCCGGCACGAAGGGCGCATTTTCGAGGTTCCGCACGGCATCGATCTCACGGGCTTCCCCGAGCGCCGCGCGGTGCCCGCGCGTCCGTCCGTGCTGTTTCTTACGAGCGTGATCTATCGCAAGGGGATCTTCACGCTCTTGGATGCATTTGGCGAGGTTGCGCGCGCGGTACCGGACGTCACGCTGGTCATCGCGGGGCCCGGTGAACAGTGGGAAGAAGTGCGGGCGCGCGTCGCCGAGATGAACGACGGCAGAATCCGCCTCCTGGGCCCCGTGGATCGCCGTGATGTCCCTGCCCTGATGCAGGCGCACTCGGTGTACTGCCTGCCCTCGTACGGGGAACCGTTGGCCACGAGCCTGCTCGAGGCGATGGCGTGCGGCGTGCCCATCGTGGCGACCTCCACGGGCGGCACGCCGTTTCTCCTCGACGAGGCGGGAGCGCGGCTCGTGCCGCCGCGAGATCCACGCCGATTGGCGGCGGCCTTGATCGAGGTCCTGACCTCGCCAGCGCTGCAGCGCTCGATGGGCCGGCACAATCGCCGGCGCGTCGAAGACGAATTCGAGATCGAACGAGCGGTGGACCGTCTGGAGGAGGCGTATACCGCGGTCCTGCGCGCGGACGCTCGGCCGTCGGCGTCGCGCGGAGGCGTCAATGGGCCCGGACGACGGACGGAGCCTGTTCAGCACGGACTCTCGGTTTCTGGACGTGCCGATCATGACATGAGGCTATGAACATTGTCGTGGCGACCGACTTCGCCTACGTGAACGGCGGCGCCTCGAACATCGCACTTGGAAGCGCGAAGGGGCTCGCCGCACGCGGTCATCAGGTGATTCTCTTCTCCGCGGTGGGGCCCGTCGCCGAGGACCTTCAGGATGTGCCGGGACTGAGCCATGTGTGCCTCGACCAGATTGACGTGTGGCGAGATCCGAATCGCCTGCGCGCCGCCGCGCGGAGCGTGTGGAATCAGGCGGCCGCCCGTCACCTGGCCGAGGTACTCGCGCCCTTGGATGCCACCCGCACCATTGTGCACGTCCACTCGTGGACGAAGGCGCTCTCCTCGGCCGTCGTGCGGGTGGCTGCGTCGCGCGGGTTTCAGGTCGTGATCACACTCCACGATTTCTTTTCCGTGTGCCCCAACGGGACGTTCTTCCATTACCGGAAGGGGCAGCGCTGCCATCTGCGGCCGCTCTCGGTCGCGTGCGTGACGAGCAACTGCGATGCGAATAGCTATGGGCACAAGTTGTGGCGGGTGGGCCGGCAGATCGTGCAGCGGTCACTCG is a genomic window containing:
- a CDS encoding glycosyltransferase; translation: MRHRHHGAHRWPLVAPGAVRLGVRGGCPDSAYPGLPDHHWGVWKHAPAGLPCGWTPRHRDRDPGRWYQPHRAPSSRARAAVRPGRCGAHALDCRDHAPGADTRLLPMDLARADAPPVDQRNGSRGARALSGGDRQLGAPAADGRGGEMRSRTGRRLTIFIAHPSELLTDHRPHGDGLVSFAFLSRLAERGHELHVAAQVVDVLAALPANFHVYELLPGSRLSIWDRLRFMVRMRVLFARLRARVSFDVIHQMNPVFTGMSLVFIGVRTPIVLGTFVPTWQSEADRLDLGRRKRSGVKAMILSGLARLQQARAAGLLIASPAARSRIAQPSRHEGRIFEVPHGIDLTGFPERRAVPARPSVLFLTSVIYRKGIFTLLDAFGEVARAVPDVTLVIAGPGEQWEEVRARVAEMNDGRIRLLGPVDRRDVPALMQAHSVYCLPSYGEPLATSLLEAMACGVPIVATSTGGTPFLLDEAGARLVPPRDPRRLAAALIEVLTSPALQRSMGRHNRRRVEDEFEIERAVDRLEEAYTAVLRADARPSASRGGVNGPGRRTEPVQHGLSVSGRADHDMRL